Proteins found in one Miscanthus floridulus cultivar M001 chromosome 4, ASM1932011v1, whole genome shotgun sequence genomic segment:
- the LOC136552905 gene encoding pentatricopeptide repeat-containing protein At3g18020-like: MGAVSPPLPSPHLHHQGPDPDHLLRLVDALCASGRSAEAHHRASLLLLSPACRLDARAADAILRPLLRADTPLLTLRLLQLLPTAPASAPSLPNRNRLLAHLCRAGHVLLAHRLLLRMGAAPDSVSYAALLDGYARVPDPRAARRLLDEMPERGVAPTSLARSFLTKALLRARDVGAAMELVDTALWPPSTAGGDRLVDAREDQEITNAAFANLVQCLCAEGFFHVVFRVAEEMPQRRCGVGDDFAYAQMIDSLCRAGQHHGASRIVYIMRKRGMRPSDVSYNCIVHGLCTSPKPGACLRAHQLVMEGTSFGYRPREVTYKVLVDELCRENELAKAKDVLELMLQPTVRCGQDSSGDAGEETRIRLYNVFLGALGEETRTRIYNVFLGALRVVDNPSEQLGVLVSMLQAGCKPDVITMNTVIHGFCKSGRTQEARRIMDDMLSGKFCAPDVVTFTTLISGYLGAGDHAEALEVLHSLMPRRRCSPTVVTYNCVLKGLFGIGQVDTAMQVLEEMSANKISADSVTHTVVIKGLCDAALLEKAKEFWDNVVWPSGIHDNYVYSAIFRGLCKQSKLEQACDFMYELVDCGVAPSVVCYNILIDAACKQGSNKLAYQLVKEMKRNGLAPDAVTWRILLRHYDEEDQEGNQHQTFDVDRISTEDRVEPLVLTKDMMPLLPSSENFHEVNEDNNPAETEEEIGYLPDMASKSEAEEVGYSTKMTVEEAPDNTKATKEHGNCLMDNPTRGTTIDKGDITWGDGLENLDNQPSVRKPLSTVAKKVFGLL, translated from the coding sequence ATGGGCGCCGTGAGCCCTCCGCTGCCGTCCCCGCACCTGCACCACCAGGGCCCGGACCCGGACCACCTGCTCCGCCTGGTGGACGCGCTCTGCGCGTCCGGCCGCTCCGCGGAGGCGCACCACCGCGcgtccctgctcctcctctccccGGCGTGCCGCCTCGACGCGCGGGCCGCCGACGCTATCCTGCGCCCCCTCCTGCGCGCCGACACGCCGCTCCTCACGCTCCGCCTCCTCCAGTTGCTGCCCACCGCGCCCGCGTCCGCGCCCTCCCTCCCCAACCGCAACCGCCTGCTCGCGCACCTCTGCCGCGCGGGGCACGTCCTCCTCGCgcaccgcctcctcctccgcaTGGGCGCGGCTCCGGACTCCGTGTCCTACGCCGCGCTCCTCGACGGGTACGCGCGGGTGCCCGACCCTCGCGCCGCGCGGAGGCTGCTCGACGAAATGCCCGAACGCGGGGTGGCGCCCACCTCCCTCGCGCGCTCGTTCCTCACCAAGGCGCTCCTCCGCGCCCGCGACGTCGGCGCGGCGATGGAGCTCGTCGACACCGCCCTCTGGCCGCCCAGCACGGCGGGCGGAGATCGGCTCGTTGATGCCAGGGAGGACCAGGAGATCACCAACGCCGCTTTCGCCAACCTCGTGCAGTGCCTCTGCGCCGAGGGGTTCTTCCATGTCGTGTTCCGGGTCGCCGAGGAGATGCCGCAGCGGCGGTGCGGGGTGGGCGACGACTTTGCGTACGCGCAGATGATCGACTCGCTGTGCCGGGCCGGGCAGCACCACGGCGCGTCCAGGATCGTCTACATCATGAGGAAGAGAGGGATGCGCCCGAGCGACGTCTCCTACAACTGCATTGTTCACGGGCTGTGCACCAGCCCCAAGCCCGGCGCCTGCCTAAGAGCGCACCAGCTGGTGATGGAAGGCACGAGTTTCGGGTACCGCCCGAGGGAGGTGACGTACAAGGTGCTCGTGGACGAGCTGTGCCGGGAGAATGAGCTCGCCAAGGCCAAGGATGTCCTGGAACTGATGCTGCAGCCAACCGTTCGGTGTGGCCAGGACAGTAGTGGAGATGCGGGTGAGGAGACCAGGATAAGGCTATACAATGTATTTCTTGGGGCACTGGGTGAGGAGACCAGGACAAGGATATACAATGTGTTTCTTGGGGCACTGCGTGTTGTGGACAACCCAAGCGAGCAGCTTGGCGTGCTTGTGTCCATGCTGCAGGCTGGATGCAAACCGGATGTGATCACCATGAACACTGTCATCCATGGCTTCTGCAAGTCTGGGAGGACCCAGGAGGCAAGGAGGATCATGGACGACATGCTTAGTGGGAAGTTTTGTGCTCCTGATGTTGTCACCTTCACCACACTCATATCTGGATACCTGGGTGCAGGTGATCATGCAGAGGCCCTTGAAGTGCTGCACTCTTTGATGCCTAGGCGTCGGTGCTCCCCAACTGTTGTTACTTACAACTGTGTCCTCAAGGGATTGTTTGGCATTGGGCAAGTTGATACAGCAATGCAGGTGCTTGAGGAAATGAGTGCCAATAAGATCTCTGCTGATTCTGTGACTCATACTGTTGTGATCAAAGGGCTCTGTGATGCAGCGCTGCTCGAGAAGGCAAAGGAATTCTGGGACAATGTCGTCTGGCCTTCAGGGATACATGATAACTATGTATACAGTGCAATCTTCAGAGGTCTCTGCAAACAGAGCAAACTGGAACAGGCGTGTGATTTCATGTACGAGTTGGTGGATTGTGGGGTTGCTCCCAGTGTAGTGTGCTATAACATACTCATAGACGCTGCCTGCAAGCAGGGATCGAATAAGTTAGCATACCAGTTAGTTAAGGAGATGAAAAGAAATGGACTAGCACCTGATGCTGTTACTTGGAGGATTCTACTGCGTCACTATGATGAGGAAGACCAAGAAGGGAACCAGCATCAAACGTTTGATGTGGATCGAATTTCTACAGAAGACAGAGTGGAGCCTCTCGTCTTGACTAAAGATATGATGCCTTTGCTGCCATCATCTGAAAATTTTCATGAAGTTAATGAGGATAATAACCCTGCTGAGACTGAGGAAGAGATTGGTTATTTACCAGATATGGCTAGTAAATCTGAAGCCGAGGAGGTTGGGTACTCAACAAAAATGACAGTGGAGGAAGCACCAGATAATACTAAAGCAACCAAAGAACATGGAAATTGTCTGATGGATAATCCAACAAGGGGAACAACAATTGACAAGGGTGATATAACTTGGGGAGATGGCCTTGAGAACTTAGATAATCAACCTTCAGTAAGAAAGCCACTCTCTACAGTGGCAAAAAAGGTGTTTGGGCTACTGTAG